In Eubalaena glacialis isolate mEubGla1 chromosome 2, mEubGla1.1.hap2.+ XY, whole genome shotgun sequence, a single genomic region encodes these proteins:
- the SPPL2A gene encoding signal peptide peptidase-like 2A gives MGLQHPLTPAAAALLWGFLLPLTAAQEAILHASGNDMPSPSKDYCMLYNPHWTALPSTLENATSISLRNLTTTPLCNLSDIPPDGIKNKAVVVQWGTCHFLEKARIAQTGGAEALLVANNSVLFPPSGNKSEFHDVKILIAFINHKDFKDMKQTLGDNITVKMYSPSWPNFDYTMVVIFVIAVFTVALGGYWSGLIELESMKAVTNTEDREMRKKKEEYFTFSPLTVVIFVVICCIMMVLLYFFYKWLVYVMIAIFCIASAMSLYNCLAALIQKIPCGQCMIMCRGKSIEVRLIFLSGLCIAIAVVWAVFRNEDRWAWILQDILGIAFCLNLIKTLKLPNFKSCVILLSLLLLYDVFFVFITPFITKNGESIMVELAAGPFGNNEKLPVVIRVPKLAYFSVMSVCLMPVSILGFGDIIVPGLLIAYCRRFDVQAGSSIYYVSSTVAYAVGMILTFVVLVLMKKGQPALLYLVPCTLITASVVAWRRKEMKKFWKGNGYQMMDHLDYATNEENPVTAGEQIVQ, from the exons ACAGCTGCTCAGGAAGCAATCCTGCATGCATCTGGAAATGACATGCCTTCACCATCTAAGGACTACTGCATGCTATATAACCCTCATTGGACAGCTCTTCCAAGTACTCTAGAAAATGCA ACTTCCATTAGTTTGAGGAATCTGACTACCACACCACTGTGCAACCTTTCTGATATTCCTCCTGATGGTATAAAGAACAAAGCAGTTGTGGTACAGTGGGGAACCTGCCATTTTCTTGAAAAAGCCAGAATTGCACAAACAGGAGGTGCTGAAGCATTGTTGGTTGCCAATAACAGTGTCCTC tttcctcCCTCAGGGAACAAATCTGAATTTCATGATGTGAAAATACTGATTGCATTTATAAACCACAAAGACTTTAAAGATATGAAGCAG ACTCTCGGAGATAACATTACTGTGAAAATGTATTCTCCATCGTGGCCTAACTTTGACTATACTATGGTGGTTATTTTTGTAATTGCTGTGTTCACTGTGGCATTAGGAGGATACTGGAGTGGGCTAATTGAATT GGAAAGCATGAAGGCAGTGACAAACACTGAAGatagagaaatgaggaaaaagaaggaagaatattttacttttagtCCTCTAACAGTTGTAATATTTGTGGTCATCTGCTGTATTATGATGGTCTTACTTTATTTCTTCTACAAATGGTTGG tttatgtTATGATAGCAATTTTCTGCATAGCATCAGCGATGAGTCTGTACAACTGTCTTGCTGCACTAATTCAGAAGATACCATGTGGACAATGCAT GATTATGTGTCGTGGCAAAAGCATTGAAGTGagacttatttttctctctggactGTGCATAGCAATAGCTGTTGTTTGGGCTGTATTTCGAAATGAAGATAG gTGGGCTTGGATTTTACAGGATATCTTAGGGATTGCTTTCTGTCTGAATTTAATTAAAACACTGAAGTTACCCAACTTCAAG TCATGTGTGATACTTCTAAGCCTTCTTCTCCTCTAtgatgtattttttgttttcataacaCCATTCATCACAAAG AATGGTGAGAGTATCATGGTTGAACTTGCAGCCGGACCTTTTGGAAATAATGAAAAG TTACCAGTAGTCATCAGAGTACCAAAGCTGGCCTATTTCTCAGTAATGAGTGTGTGCCTCATGCCAGTTTCAATATTGGGTTTTGGAGACATTATTGTACCAG GCCTGTTGATTGCATACTGTAGGAGATTTGATGTTCAGGCTGGTTCTTCTATATACTATGTTTCCTCCACAGTtg CCTATGCCGTCGGTATGATACTTACCTTTGTTGTTCTGGTGCTGATGAAAAAGGGGCAACCTGCTCTCCTCTATTTAGTACCTTGCACACTTATTACTGCCTCAGTTGTTGCTTGGAGACGTaaggaaatgaaaaagttctggaaaggtAACGGCTATCAG